In uncultured Methanobacterium sp., a genomic segment contains:
- a CDS encoding 2-oxoacid:ferredoxin oxidoreductase subunit beta, producing the protein MDQNRENRFMKYLRKDRLPHIFCAGCGNGIIMNTFFNGMEMADVDFEKVIMVSGIGCSSRVPGYVKCDSLHTTHGRPISFATGVKLANPKNEVVVFTGDGDAAAIGGNHLIHGARRNINLTVICINNSIYGMTGGQISPTSPKGSYGSTAPYGAVEKPFNLSRMVKAAGATYVARWTTAQPVQLSNAIKKGIQNNGFSFIEVISQCPTYFGRKNKMRSPVEMMKWMKESSIIKKRADKLSEEELEGKIIVGEFQNKEEPEFSDKICQLMEAKCTTGKPSSIRSAYQGD; encoded by the coding sequence ATGGACCAGAACAGGGAAAACCGTTTTATGAAATACTTAAGGAAGGATAGACTTCCCCACATATTCTGCGCAGGATGCGGAAATGGAATTATCATGAACACATTCTTCAACGGTATGGAAATGGCAGATGTGGACTTTGAAAAGGTGATAATGGTATCAGGGATTGGATGTTCCTCCCGAGTACCGGGATATGTTAAATGTGACTCACTTCATACCACCCACGGCCGACCCATATCATTTGCCACCGGTGTCAAGCTGGCCAACCCCAAAAATGAAGTAGTAGTGTTTACAGGTGATGGAGACGCAGCAGCTATAGGGGGCAACCACCTCATCCACGGAGCACGCCGTAACATCAACCTCACAGTCATATGTATTAACAACAGTATCTACGGAATGACTGGTGGACAGATCAGTCCCACCAGTCCCAAGGGAAGTTACGGGTCAACAGCACCGTACGGGGCAGTTGAAAAACCATTTAACCTTTCCAGAATGGTTAAAGCTGCAGGTGCAACCTATGTGGCCCGCTGGACCACGGCTCAGCCCGTGCAATTATCCAACGCCATTAAAAAAGGGATTCAGAACAATGGTTTTTCATTCATAGAAGTGATTTCGCAGTGTCCAACTTACTTCGGTCGTAAAAACAAGATGCGATCCCCTGTGGAAATGATGAAGTGGATGAAAGAGTCAAGTATTATTAAAAAACGAGCAGACAAGCTTTCTGAGGAAGAATTGGAAGGAAAAATCATAGTTGGTGAATTCCAAAACAAAGAAGAACCAGAATTTTCAGATAAGATCTGTCAGTTAATGGAAGCTAAATGTACAACTGGAAAACCGTCTTCAATCAGATCAGCATACCAGGGGGATTAA
- a CDS encoding rod shape-determining protein, with the protein MFGFGKKEEVEDDKKQALSNTLGIDLGTLNTVVARPSGDKFDLFKIPSVVAVKKEDPSYVLAVGEEAKAMLGRTPEDIIAVRPLRQGVIESIAQAESLLLYSMDLGSGEDTASIDRIVVGIPGDASEVEKKAVEDIGKKAGANYVLVISEGLAAAIGAGLPIAEASGTMVIDIGAGSSDVVVISLGGITDIETIRSGGDDIDSNIVEKVKEIYNVEIGIHEAEKAKIEVGMVHSETDGENGKTVVIGKSMATNKPEKVEIDSHLVADAAEPIIVRLVDALAKVLERMSPELISGVYNKTVVVGGTSQLKGLKERIYEEVGVPVEISDDPMTVVAKGTAIVAAEPRALEPEVRLKAMK; encoded by the coding sequence ATGTTCGGTTTCGGTAAGAAAGAGGAAGTAGAAGATGATAAGAAACAAGCCTTGTCCAATACTTTGGGCATAGACTTAGGGACTCTTAACACAGTGGTGGCCAGACCATCCGGAGATAAATTTGATTTATTCAAAATACCTTCAGTAGTGGCTGTTAAAAAAGAAGACCCAAGTTACGTACTGGCAGTTGGTGAAGAAGCCAAAGCCATGCTTGGAAGAACCCCAGAGGACATTATTGCAGTAAGACCACTCAGGCAGGGAGTTATTGAAAGCATTGCTCAGGCAGAATCACTACTACTGTATTCCATGGATTTAGGTTCAGGTGAAGACACCGCAAGTATCGACCGAATTGTTGTTGGTATTCCAGGAGACGCTTCTGAAGTGGAGAAAAAAGCTGTAGAAGACATTGGAAAAAAAGCAGGAGCCAATTACGTTCTGGTGATAAGTGAAGGACTGGCAGCAGCAATAGGCGCAGGTCTTCCAATTGCAGAAGCCTCTGGTACCATGGTGATCGATATAGGTGCTGGATCCAGTGATGTGGTAGTAATCTCCCTTGGTGGAATAACCGATATTGAAACCATACGCAGCGGTGGAGATGATATAGACTCCAACATCGTTGAAAAAGTAAAAGAAATCTACAATGTAGAAATAGGTATCCACGAAGCTGAAAAAGCTAAAATAGAAGTGGGAATGGTTCACTCCGAAACTGATGGGGAAAATGGTAAAACCGTGGTTATTGGTAAATCCATGGCAACCAACAAACCAGAAAAAGTGGAAATAGATTCCCACCTGGTGGCAGATGCTGCTGAACCAATCATTGTTAGACTGGTAGATGCCCTGGCAAAAGTCCTAGAAAGAATGTCACCCGAACTCATTTCCGGTGTTTACAACAAAACAGTAGTAGTAGGTGGAACTTCCCAGCTTAAAGGACTTAAAGAACGTATCTATGAGGAAGTAGGTGTTCCCGTAGAGATCTCAGATGATCCAATGACTGTGGTTGCAAAAGGAACTGCAATCGTGGCTGCTGAACCACGTGCACTGGAACCAGAAGTACGTCTTAAAGCCATGAAATAA
- a CDS encoding archaetidylserine synthase gives MNMRHYVAAADFVSLANASSGFLAVVMVVTGDFILAAKFMLLAVIFDSIDGWVARKTNRVDEHGFGTNMDSLSDVISFGVAPGMLLFCACQSYSIPYLNILVALLIVICGILRLSRFNVLADSSDVPGGDKFVGLPIPTTALILGSFYLSGMFRMDLALIIMAVVAVLMISTIEYPKFRGMLLMAGGSVLIIGTILPQNISSAIAYLPAKLLFIFTIIYVIIVPLMELYGRLHRSGPHVR, from the coding sequence ATGAATATGAGGCATTACGTGGCTGCTGCTGACTTTGTTTCTTTAGCTAATGCTTCTTCCGGGTTCCTGGCAGTGGTAATGGTGGTCACTGGGGACTTTATATTGGCAGCAAAGTTCATGCTCCTGGCGGTGATCTTTGACTCTATAGATGGGTGGGTGGCCCGAAAAACTAACCGAGTTGATGAACATGGTTTTGGCACGAACATGGACTCACTTTCGGATGTGATCTCATTTGGTGTTGCCCCTGGAATGCTTTTGTTTTGCGCGTGCCAATCGTATTCTATACCATACCTTAATATACTAGTAGCACTCCTAATAGTTATATGTGGAATATTAAGACTCTCCAGGTTCAATGTACTTGCAGATTCAAGTGATGTTCCAGGTGGAGATAAATTCGTGGGACTACCCATACCTACCACTGCCTTGATCCTAGGATCATTCTACCTCTCAGGTATGTTTCGAATGGACCTTGCATTAATCATTATGGCAGTGGTTGCAGTGTTAATGATAAGCACCATTGAGTATCCTAAATTTAGGGGTATGTTATTGATGGCCGGTGGCAGTGTATTAATCATTGGAACAATTTTGCCCCAGAACATTTCCTCAGCAATTGCTTATCTTCCCGCAAAGCTTTTATTCATCTTCACTATAATATATGTAATAATTGTGCCTCTTATGGAATTATACGGCAGGCTTCATAGAAGTGGTCCACATGTTAGATAA
- a CDS encoding DUF515 domain-containing protein has product MLDKILGKKDKDKKDVPDLRKDGKQDDSDIGGRLKGMVSKATEKSKEKINNNGKGDDGKLSSGDKKPRPMPKPRPKPRDKPALKPPLKKQPQKKGRFGAIGGAAGLGGGSDDDQRTLVGAAVFGIILIILVGAGYYFLVFAPYQDAMTAAKQTKITEVNTYFKGALATDYNKTLLLAQIDAGTTPEMVLAVDVIGPATNSWRDYQNQQITTKQDPYGRVMITYAAGGQKNLIVKVADAQKIVNEADAAVLSNMEIKTPDTVAVPIIITRLQAAGGLINVGDSVDVYLTTTNTSATTPTGNNTTTTATTSTATTSSPTISGATVLAILRAKDSGTVTANLQQSQEIAVNTLTMTNSRTQTANTDVEELLKAAASNTWNEAQVTSLLNAYGWRLSDFERSSNLGELDVRYLVVLEVPRENALFLMQNSQNLQLTVPTQSAPEWMVTELKKIYGTA; this is encoded by the coding sequence ATGTTAGATAAGATCTTAGGAAAAAAGGATAAAGATAAAAAAGATGTTCCTGATCTTCGAAAAGACGGGAAACAAGATGACTCGGACATCGGGGGACGTCTTAAAGGAATGGTGTCCAAGGCCACTGAAAAATCCAAGGAAAAAATAAATAACAATGGTAAAGGGGATGATGGAAAACTATCTTCTGGTGATAAAAAGCCCCGTCCAATGCCAAAACCCCGTCCTAAACCCCGAGACAAACCCGCTTTAAAACCACCATTAAAGAAACAACCCCAGAAAAAGGGACGTTTCGGAGCTATTGGTGGTGCAGCAGGATTGGGTGGTGGTTCTGATGATGATCAAAGAACCCTGGTTGGTGCGGCTGTATTTGGGATTATACTTATTATACTAGTTGGTGCTGGTTACTACTTTTTGGTCTTCGCACCCTACCAGGATGCCATGACCGCAGCCAAGCAAACCAAGATTACAGAGGTAAACACCTACTTTAAAGGTGCACTTGCAACGGATTACAATAAAACATTGCTTCTTGCACAGATCGACGCAGGAACAACACCAGAAATGGTTTTAGCGGTGGACGTAATAGGTCCAGCCACTAACAGCTGGCGTGACTATCAAAATCAACAGATAACAACTAAACAGGATCCTTATGGAAGGGTAATGATCACATATGCTGCAGGTGGGCAGAAGAACCTGATAGTGAAAGTTGCTGATGCTCAGAAGATTGTTAACGAGGCAGATGCAGCAGTACTGTCTAACATGGAAATCAAAACCCCGGACACTGTAGCGGTGCCCATAATAATCACCCGACTTCAAGCTGCAGGTGGTCTGATTAATGTGGGTGACAGTGTGGATGTTTATCTGACCACAACCAATACATCTGCAACAACCCCAACTGGTAATAACACGACTACTACTGCAACAACTTCTACTGCAACAACTTCATCGCCAACTATTAGTGGAGCTACTGTTCTGGCGATTCTAAGGGCAAAAGACAGTGGAACAGTAACTGCAAACTTACAACAATCTCAGGAAATTGCAGTTAACACTCTGACCATGACCAACAGTAGAACTCAAACCGCAAATACAGATGTTGAAGAACTCCTCAAGGCTGCAGCATCCAACACCTGGAACGAGGCACAGGTCACCAGTTTACTCAATGCCTATGGGTGGAGGCTATCTGACTTTGAAAGGAGTTCCAACCTGGGAGAACTGGATGTAAGGTACCTGGTGGTGCTGGAAGTTCCGCGTGAAAATGCTCTGTTCCTGATGCAGAACAGTCAGAACTTGCAACTTACCGTTCCAACCCAGAGTGCTCCGGAATGGATGGTAACTGAGTTGAAAAAGATATACGGAACCGCATAG
- a CDS encoding archaetidylserine decarboxylase has product MFVKGTLKKAGILLTLAVLPFLFGYFIISFIMFSMIAFLMQFFRDPNRKIPSNGGLIVAPADGRVLKGKIDRVKTVHYEDPLMEYILSPGGKGVLVSTFMSPFDVHVNRAPISGKIVKTQHYSGKFKIAMRNVLTENEKNLIVIDSEYGKVGVIQIAGFVARRIVQYVEVGDQVKTGDRLGMIRFGSRVDLIIPYENTELMVTEGKKPTAGETIIAQIHKKS; this is encoded by the coding sequence ATGTTCGTCAAAGGAACTTTAAAAAAAGCAGGCATACTACTAACCCTTGCGGTTTTACCCTTTCTTTTCGGCTATTTTATTATAAGTTTTATAATGTTCTCAATGATAGCCTTCCTGATGCAGTTTTTCAGGGACCCTAACCGGAAAATACCCTCTAATGGGGGTTTAATTGTTGCTCCGGCAGATGGTAGAGTATTAAAGGGAAAAATCGATCGAGTAAAAACAGTTCACTATGAAGATCCACTAATGGAGTATATATTAAGTCCTGGAGGGAAGGGTGTTCTGGTAAGTACCTTCATGTCACCCTTTGATGTTCATGTGAACAGGGCCCCCATCTCTGGAAAGATTGTGAAGACCCAACACTACTCTGGTAAATTTAAAATCGCCATGCGAAATGTACTTACTGAAAATGAAAAGAATTTAATAGTTATAGATTCAGAGTATGGAAAAGTTGGTGTCATACAGATAGCTGGTTTCGTGGCCAGGCGTATAGTTCAGTACGTGGAAGTAGGTGACCAGGTGAAAACAGGAGACCGTCTGGGAATGATAAGATTCGGTTCCAGAGTTGATCTAATTATCCCCTATGAAAATACTGAATTAATGGTAACTGAAGGTAAAAAACCAACTGCAGGAGAGACTATAATTGCGCAGATACATAAAAAAAGTTGA
- a CDS encoding ferredoxin family protein, with protein sequence MITINENLCKGCNICTEFCPRKVYQASGILNKKGVQVPVPENEDKCTQCQLCAMMCPDQAIRVDEKVDEKDEN encoded by the coding sequence ATGATAACAATTAATGAGAATCTGTGTAAAGGTTGCAATATCTGCACCGAGTTCTGTCCCCGTAAGGTTTACCAGGCATCTGGAATCCTTAACAAGAAGGGTGTGCAGGTTCCAGTACCTGAAAATGAGGACAAATGCACGCAATGTCAATTATGTGCTATGATGTGTCCTGATCAGGCAATAAGAGTAGATGAAAAAGTGGATGAGAAGGATGAAAACTGA
- a CDS encoding DUF1002 domain-containing protein, protein MKKLLLVLIILIAFLGSVYGASTSGFAITYGETTYNNPSYKSTVNTYFQSHTDKNLSTFNTKVVTASQVNQIAKNITGRTYNSNQIFSCALVDLSYSQGIKIIVDSSKINTVTSKMYANALKSTGITNGYVVVTSPVSATGESALTGVLESYEVAVGTSIPEEAKKAATEELYTETQIANQTNQSTDKIAELFDQAQQEVQKQNLQDPAQIKTIVNNVANSMNINLTDNQTQDIANALANSQKVQSSLTDFKNQLQSATQQASQSQGILNQIKNYLQSFTDYIMSFFG, encoded by the coding sequence ATGAAAAAGTTGTTGTTAGTTCTAATAATATTAATAGCATTTTTAGGTTCCGTATACGGTGCAAGTACCTCTGGTTTTGCAATAACCTATGGAGAGACAACTTACAATAACCCTTCCTACAAAAGTACGGTGAACACCTACTTCCAATCCCATACTGATAAAAATTTGAGTACCTTCAATACCAAGGTTGTGACTGCATCACAGGTGAACCAAATTGCCAAGAATATCACTGGAAGGACTTACAACTCCAACCAGATTTTTTCCTGTGCACTGGTAGACCTGAGCTACAGTCAAGGCATTAAGATCATTGTGGACAGCAGCAAAATAAACACAGTAACCTCTAAAATGTATGCCAACGCCTTAAAATCAACGGGAATTACCAACGGTTATGTGGTGGTTACATCACCAGTCAGTGCTACAGGAGAATCAGCACTTACTGGAGTTTTAGAATCTTATGAAGTTGCAGTGGGAACTTCCATACCTGAAGAAGCAAAGAAAGCAGCCACTGAAGAGCTTTACACTGAAACCCAGATCGCCAATCAAACTAATCAAAGCACGGATAAAATAGCTGAACTGTTTGACCAGGCCCAGCAGGAAGTTCAAAAACAGAATTTACAGGACCCCGCCCAGATAAAAACCATCGTTAATAACGTGGCAAACAGTATGAATATAAATTTAACTGACAACCAGACTCAGGACATAGCAAATGCCCTTGCTAACTCTCAAAAAGTTCAGAGCAGCCTTACTGATTTCAAAAATCAACTCCAATCTGCCACTCAGCAGGCTTCACAATCTCAGGGCATATTGAATCAAATAAAGAATTACCTGCAGAGTTTCACAGATTACATTATGAGCTTCTTTGGATAA
- a CDS encoding class E sortase translates to MKISTFFIIAGMVIISLYALVEVNYYSATQTINQQPGDTPYIIIPKIGVDEAINNKSVDYGIYHEPQSSKPGSGTVVLFGHRTLHGSPFLKLDQLQPGDNVTLEWPGIGYVEYIIENSTIVPADYRLSVEQGNVLFLITCYPLGSTKERLMIEAKQGNIYPIKTSRIPSQQQHYAIIIILLFMIGGTILSYFYPVKEDRIILFILTVALTFFLMLGYFFPIPPDTLESNISRISDFLSFGF, encoded by the coding sequence ATGAAAATATCCACTTTTTTTATAATAGCAGGAATGGTCATAATTTCCCTGTATGCACTGGTAGAAGTTAATTATTATTCTGCCACCCAAACCATTAACCAGCAACCTGGAGACACTCCTTACATTATAATTCCGAAAATTGGTGTTGATGAAGCTATTAACAACAAATCAGTTGATTATGGAATTTATCACGAACCACAATCTTCTAAACCTGGTAGTGGTACTGTGGTTCTATTTGGACACCGCACACTACATGGATCTCCCTTCCTGAAACTGGACCAGCTCCAACCAGGTGATAACGTAACTCTGGAATGGCCTGGAATAGGTTATGTTGAATACATCATTGAAAACAGTACCATTGTGCCTGCAGATTACAGATTATCAGTTGAACAGGGTAACGTACTGTTTCTAATAACCTGCTATCCCCTGGGATCAACCAAGGAAAGGTTGATGATCGAGGCTAAACAGGGGAACATCTATCCCATCAAAACTTCCAGAATCCCCAGTCAACAGCAACACTATGCAATTATCATAATCCTGCTATTTATGATAGGAGGCACTATTTTAAGTTATTTTTACCCGGTTAAAGAGGACAGGATCATACTGTTCATACTGACAGTTGCTTTAACCTTCTTTCTGATGCTGGGATACTTTTTCCCTATTCCCCCTGATACATTGGAGTCAAACATTTCCCGTATCAGTGACTTTTTAAGTTTCGGATTCTAG
- the sucC gene encoding ADP-forming succinate--CoA ligase subunit beta, translating to MKIHEYQAKEIFREGKIPTPQSIMAETPEEAQNAALTIDKPVAIKSQVLIGGRGKAGGIKFAENPPEAYKITETLLGSDIRGETVQKVLVEEMLDIQDEFYLSVAVDRSARKPIIMASKSGGVDIEEVAHKTPEKIFKYYLDPLDEFMPYQAREIARKMGVTNGLISSVGGIIWKLYQIFKKYDANIAEINPLVLTSKGIIAADAKLDIDDDSLYRHQDLAKFKTEPSDEFAYVKLDGDIAVIGNGAGLTLTGMDMLKLYGGKPATFLDIGGGASQENIARALNLVISNPQVKVVFLNVLGGITRADDVANGVISVLKDSKREVPLVIRLTGTNEEEGQRILTEAGVSYETSMEAAARKAVELCDDLNKK from the coding sequence TTGAAGATCCATGAGTACCAGGCCAAAGAGATTTTTCGTGAAGGGAAAATACCCACACCACAGAGTATAATGGCGGAAACTCCTGAAGAAGCTCAAAATGCTGCTTTAACCATTGATAAGCCAGTGGCCATAAAATCACAGGTTCTTATTGGTGGAAGAGGCAAAGCCGGTGGTATCAAATTTGCTGAAAATCCTCCAGAAGCATATAAGATTACTGAAACATTATTAGGGTCTGATATTAGGGGTGAAACTGTCCAGAAAGTATTAGTTGAAGAAATGCTTGATATTCAGGATGAATTCTATCTGAGTGTGGCAGTGGACAGGTCTGCTCGCAAACCCATTATAATGGCCAGTAAATCTGGTGGGGTGGATATTGAGGAAGTAGCTCATAAAACTCCTGAAAAAATATTTAAATATTATCTGGATCCCCTGGATGAGTTCATGCCTTACCAGGCACGGGAGATAGCCCGTAAAATGGGAGTAACTAATGGTTTGATATCTTCAGTGGGTGGGATCATCTGGAAACTTTACCAGATATTCAAAAAGTACGATGCCAATATAGCAGAAATTAATCCCCTGGTACTCACAAGCAAGGGAATCATAGCTGCTGATGCCAAACTGGATATTGATGATGATTCATTGTACCGTCACCAGGACCTGGCAAAGTTTAAAACTGAACCCAGTGATGAATTTGCCTACGTGAAGCTGGATGGAGATATTGCAGTTATTGGTAACGGTGCTGGTCTCACCCTCACTGGAATGGACATGCTCAAACTCTATGGTGGAAAACCAGCCACTTTCCTGGACATTGGGGGCGGGGCATCACAGGAAAACATTGCCCGGGCACTGAACCTGGTCATATCCAACCCTCAAGTAAAAGTAGTATTTTTAAATGTTTTAGGCGGGATCACTCGTGCAGATGACGTGGCCAACGGCGTTATTAGTGTTTTAAAAGATTCTAAACGAGAAGTACCACTGGTTATCCGCCTTACTGGTACTAATGAAGAAGAGGGGCAACGTATTCTTACCGAGGCAGGAGTTAGCTATGAAACCTCCATGGAAGCTGCTGCCAGGAAAGCAGTTGAGTTATGTGATGATTTAAATAAAAAATAA
- a CDS encoding 2-oxoacid:acceptor oxidoreductase subunit alpha, whose product MKTEDYFIQGNEACARGGIKAGCRFFAGYPITPSTEIAEDMAVFLPREGGTFVQMEDEISALGAVIGAVWSGMKAMTATSGPGFSLMQEHIGYAVMTETPLVIVNMQRGSPSTGQPTMASQSDMMQARWGSHGDYEVIALSPSSVQECFDFTVEAFNLAEKYRVPVMVMSDEIVGHMREKISIPETVNITTRNMPTEKPGEFLPYHAEPDGTSPMPAFGDGYKMHITGLTHDERGYPDTSSPQAHSKLVKRLCDKILHHTNDIARIQTEDVDDAEVVVISYGAPSRSALKAVRAAREQGLKAGFIKMDVVWPFPEKMIQKAVKGAQRVIVVEMNLGQIFYEIQRILPGVNTELAPKIGGEMHLPEEILEKIKGK is encoded by the coding sequence ATGAAAACTGAGGATTATTTTATACAGGGCAATGAAGCCTGTGCCAGGGGTGGAATTAAAGCTGGCTGTCGTTTTTTTGCCGGCTATCCCATAACTCCATCTACAGAAATCGCTGAAGACATGGCAGTGTTTCTACCCCGAGAGGGAGGAACATTCGTCCAGATGGAGGATGAAATATCTGCCCTGGGTGCAGTTATAGGTGCAGTGTGGTCGGGTATGAAGGCAATGACCGCCACTTCAGGACCAGGATTTTCCCTGATGCAGGAACACATTGGATACGCGGTAATGACTGAAACACCCTTGGTGATAGTGAACATGCAGCGAGGATCTCCATCCACAGGACAGCCCACCATGGCCAGTCAGAGTGATATGATGCAGGCCCGCTGGGGATCCCACGGAGACTATGAAGTCATAGCATTATCACCATCATCAGTACAGGAATGTTTTGATTTCACAGTGGAAGCATTCAACCTGGCTGAGAAGTACAGGGTTCCGGTGATGGTTATGAGTGATGAGATCGTGGGCCATATGAGGGAGAAGATCAGCATCCCGGAAACAGTTAACATCACTACCCGGAATATGCCCACAGAAAAACCCGGAGAATTCTTACCTTACCATGCAGAGCCTGATGGAACCAGTCCCATGCCTGCCTTTGGTGATGGATATAAAATGCACATCACTGGACTCACCCATGATGAAAGGGGATACCCCGATACTTCCAGTCCACAAGCACACTCCAAACTGGTTAAACGTTTATGTGACAAGATCCTGCATCATACCAATGATATTGCAAGGATACAAACCGAAGATGTGGATGATGCAGAAGTAGTTGTGATCTCCTACGGTGCACCCTCAAGATCAGCTCTCAAAGCAGTTAGAGCAGCCAGAGAACAGGGTTTAAAGGCAGGATTTATTAAAATGGATGTCGTATGGCCATTCCCTGAGAAAATGATCCAGAAAGCTGTTAAGGGAGCTCAGCGGGTAATTGTAGTGGAGATGAACTTGGGACAGATATTCTATGAAATTCAAAGGATCCTTCCCGGAGTAAATACAGAACTAGCACCCAAGATCGGTGGTGAAATGCACCTGCCAGAAGAGATCCTGGAAAAAATCAAGGGTAAATGA
- a CDS encoding 2-oxoacid:ferredoxin oxidoreductase subunit gamma, with protein sequence MRKEIRIAGFGGQGVILAGIVIGKAAALYDGLHAVQTQSYGPEARGGASRTELVISDEEIDYPKVHHPDIFVAMSHEALMAYLDGLKQGGILIIDPDMVMEDKIRSFVEEHDIKVYHAPATRTADEKVGLRIVANIVMIGAIIGFTKVISEEAARNAIVASVPPGTEEKNLSAFEAGMELSSQEV encoded by the coding sequence TTGCGTAAAGAAATAAGAATAGCTGGATTTGGTGGTCAAGGGGTGATACTGGCTGGAATAGTTATAGGTAAAGCTGCCGCATTATATGATGGATTACACGCAGTTCAAACCCAGTCTTATGGTCCTGAAGCACGAGGAGGTGCTTCCAGAACAGAATTAGTCATCAGTGATGAAGAAATTGACTATCCTAAAGTGCATCATCCTGATATATTCGTTGCAATGTCCCATGAAGCCCTAATGGCTTACCTGGATGGATTGAAACAGGGGGGTATCCTGATAATAGACCCCGACATGGTAATGGAAGATAAGATTCGTTCATTTGTGGAAGAACATGATATTAAAGTTTACCATGCACCAGCCACCCGAACCGCAGATGAGAAGGTGGGCCTACGGATCGTAGCTAACATCGTAATGATTGGTGCCATAATCGGTTTTACCAAAGTTATATCTGAAGAAGCAGCTCGTAACGCCATAGTGGCCAGTGTTCCACCTGGAACTGAGGAAAAAAATTTGTCTGCATTTGAAGCAGGAATGGAACTTTCCAGCCAGGAGGTTTAA
- a CDS encoding dihydroneopterin aldolase family protein: MSDEKYFQNITTRERAIFEGAITMGALFHQFVGTPVSINSAPSLEKAIEESLTLQPCINSVEVRIDREMLEKAENEYEYLSLTGDMLDVKVTSGYQETRVVVRMHYIEELQYPLMYVEEVD, encoded by the coding sequence ATGAGTGACGAGAAATATTTCCAGAATATCACCACCCGTGAACGGGCCATATTTGAGGGGGCAATCACCATGGGAGCTCTTTTTCATCAGTTTGTAGGAACGCCAGTAAGTATTAATAGTGCTCCTTCTCTGGAAAAAGCCATTGAAGAATCCCTAACATTACAACCATGCATCAATAGTGTTGAAGTACGAATTGACCGTGAAATGCTCGAAAAAGCCGAGAATGAATATGAGTATCTTTCCCTCACTGGAGACATGCTGGATGTGAAAGTCACATCAGGGTACCAGGAAACCAGGGTGGTAGTGCGCATGCACTACATTGAAGAACTTCAGTATCCCCTCATGTATGTGGAAGAAGTGGATTAA